Genomic window (Syngnathus typhle isolate RoL2023-S1 ecotype Sweden linkage group LG19, RoL_Styp_1.0, whole genome shotgun sequence):
AAATAGATGAAGACCAATATGTCGGCTTTTTCTGGCATGAATGGGTTTTTATCCATGTGaggaggaaaaaatatatattttaacgaCGTGCTGTGATTTGGGGGCTTGAATCAAAGCGGGGGtgtttttttaaaagctttGGAAAAGTACACTTTGCTTATCAAGGTTTTGGGGGAACACGGGTAATCTCGATACACAAGCCTCACGGTGTCCTGGTGCAAAGCTGCGTGTAGCTTGCATAGCAAAGAAAAGGGAATTTTGGGCTTAATTGCAGCAGGACCTAGCCTCTCTCCCTCACTCAACCCGATTTGACAAACATTGCGCTGTCAGAGTCGACTGCCAAACCATGCGGAAGAGTGACATCAGGTATCCAAGAGCCACAACTGGCCCCGTGGCCTTCAAGGACACGTAGCAATAGGAAAACATTAAATGTCAAGTACCGGGGACATGCAAGCAAAAGGGATGTGGCCTATGTGGCATTAACATACAGGGCAGCCATTGCCCTAAAAGAAGCTGCGCATCCTTCAAGAAAGCTGATTGGCCAGACTGACGACCGCGTTACGTTTATTTTTCTTGACAGCTAGCAGTGCCTACTGGCTTCCAGGAACGGCGAGGTCGATGATGTGCCGGCTCTTAAAGCCAGCCATCTACCTTTTTTGTATACGTGTGAGGGAAAAGGACTCAGCCTTTTGTGTTTCTTTccagctcctttttttttcccttcatgcAATGAGGCCACATAGAGGTCATATGTGACGTGATGACACATTATTCCCTTTGGTTATTTCCGACATATTGTCTGGTGTGTGTTAATTGCAATCAGATGCAATCAAAACATCACGCATTAACAAGCATTACTTTAATGTCGGCACGCCCCTCCAAATCCATCTGTCCTCCCATCCATCTGTCAACTATAAATATCTGCATATAATAGGCCGAAACTCACATTTTGAATTAGGCCGACTTGTCATCTTAGCCTGAAAGGAACCCTTGAGTGGAGTTATCGTGTCATGTCTTTCATCACTATGTGTGAGCTCCTTACGACATCAGCATGACCACTTCCTCCCAGGCGATTTGAAATTCAATGTGTGCCACTGTAGAGGTGACGAACTAATTGAGTCAAGCTTTCACACTCTTATTATTGTGTGTCAAAATATTTCATTCGTTTCTCCGCTCGCCCTCGTTAATGACATGACAAGCATGACCTTGACTGTAAGTCATGAATAGATGGAACTACAAGACAGCACCATGCTACCAAAATACACCTGACGATTACATGAGGCAACTGATCCACGTCgactctgcttaccttttgtctttagtttttttgttttactcacCCATGCCCAGACTGTAAACAATAGAATGCCTTCTCTGGCTGATTTTGCCATAAGTTTGACATCAATTTCCAGGCAGTGTTGTCCAGCCACTAAACCATCTCTTGAAACACTCAGTGGTTccctaataataaaagtaagagTAATTATGAAACAATGTGCACAGAAGGAATCACTCACAGTTATTTTTTCTGAACAAGgcagaaaacaaaatacaatatagTCTTGAATAATAGGCAGGCAAGAACCAGCAGTTTGTATACAAACATTAAAAGACATTTTTCCAAAATAgatgtcatttttcttcaaGGATTTTCTAGCTTACTTGATACGTTCGGTTTTTCAACTTTACTACATTCATTCATACAAATATTTCCGCTGTGCAAGAACAAACAATTTTTCGAAACGATTGCGTGTAGTCTTACTGTTCGTATTTTCAATTCTCATAGTTTGTCAAAGATATCTTAATTGTAGGCGGAAGTCAGTCTCATGACCCGGAAATGAAGGTTGCCAATTAAGGGCGTTGCTACGGCAACAGGACGCAGATGTTTGATGTCATCGTTCAGTGGGTTTCTCTTCCACCTTTAAGTTCATAAACACGCTCGGTCAAACTTTTAAAGGTAGTGTGCGACGACATGTTTCCACAGGCTCATCGACCAAACTTTATGGGCTAAACGCATTGCTTGAAGTAGGTGCGACAAGTGCGAACATGTTAGCATTGAAAGCAACGAAGCGTCAACGCTCTCGAGCCTCCCTTGGAAACTTTATCGAAAGGTAACATGTCATGCACGTATTTCTCGAATGTTTTTGACTGAGAATCGGAGTACTTGTGCCAATACTGTCTACTGAAAATacgaattttcaaaataaagctcCACTTGTTTATATTCACATCACGTGGCATTTTTCCATCATTTTATACAGTCAAGCAGATAACTGCCAGTGACAGAAAATAACAGCAGGAAGAACAGCAAGTGGCataaaaacaccttttttttttttatcttccccTCCCGTTTTTGATATTATGGTACTTTTTTGTAGACTGCCATATGAGATCCAGAATAAGATCCTGTCCTACTTGGATGCTGGCACAATAATCTGCATCAGCCACGTTAGTAAGACCTTCTATCAACTTGCCAATGATGAGTAagtatcatcacacacacattgcatTAAAAGGCACCAATAATACAAAACCACTCCAAAGCCAGGAAAAAGCCAGGTCGGTGGAACCTTTACAGAGATAATTAGAATTCAACTCCGCAGCTTCCTGCAGATCATAATTAGGATGTAGGCTATTTCCATTATATGGCATCAGTGTCACTGCTAATTTAGTGCCAATTTCAGATATAGAGCTGTTATGTGCATGTTGGTGTTAGTAGGAACATTGCGGACGTGAAGACTAGATTAGAAGCTCCACGTTATGTGCTCAGAATGAGCAAAAAGCCTTTCATTAGATAATTCTACACATGATACTTTtgacatttctcaaaaatgtctCGTGTCGATACAATCAACTTTCTTATGGAGGAATATATACAAGCGGCAGCTGATGAAGATGGTTGGGGAGATGCTGGAGATGACCACTTTGGAGTCTCAGGATCAACCTTCGGGTTACTGGAAGCTCAGTTATTTGAAAGCCCTGAGTGCGTGGAATCAGAGCAAGTGAAAGGCACGTTCGAGTTAGCCGTCACATGGGTTTGCCTCAGCACGCAGTTGAGATACTTCGGTAATAGCACCGCACAATGGTTGTCACCTTCAAGTCACAATTATGGAATGCACTTTCATTTTTACTTCCACGCCGCTCGCTGTGGTACAGAGAGGAAGTAGAAATAAGTGTTTTCCTCTCAGAGGCTGCCTGACTTGTTGAAATAAATGACTTCCCCACGCCCCCTCCTGACCTCTCATCTCCAACATATACTTTTTCTCTCTAAGTCAGACATTTCCCCCCCATAGGGCTGTGTCTGTTTGAGACACTTTGGGGAGCAATCTACCTTGCTAATAATCATTTCAgaacacatcacacacacagacaacggCGGGCCAAATCCCCTGGGTCATCTCGGTCCTCGCGGGGTgctctagtttttttttcttttgttcttctCTCAGGGAGGCACCAGTTAAATCACAATAGGGACAATCCCGAGTCTCAGTTTAGACCagggatgggcaaactacggcccgcgggccacatccggcccacgggaccgtttaatccggcccgccaaccctgaataaattgtattattaatcattttcttttggtcatttttcctgcaatgactgcgtttccccagtagatggggaaccgcttgcctgcgcatttactaccggaagccgtgtcagaaagctcggtgcacactcacaaatgcgtactcagtagtacggacatggcgcactcgcgctctaatTGTAgcagtgccgaatttagagcgtgggctgtgacgacaacattcttgtaattcgcgcgctgaactttcagatacagtttcacgctaaagccacccacaaaccttcctctggaatccttccattaaaatgagtcgcccaaggaaaagcaaggtggacactgagtgccgagtatttaaaaaagagtgaccaatttggctcgacgtgacgttcagccacatgaacatcaacccgtcacagatctaggtaaacggaccaacacctcggatctctcctaagaattgccacaacaaattttactccagactatgacacactagcaaaaaaaagggagaccaacatcaCTGTTCCCACAttatgaaggggaggctctcaagtttgttgtataaaaatgcattttgaatatgatttgtacaaatagcagtgattgaaactagcgaccattctcattttcaaacgatgcaggatgctcaaggacattcttcaagatgacatatttggtcagaatgtttgccgtttgatgtgatctcataagataaacatctttcattaatctgacctgcaggcactgaagtgatggagactgttattcataataacagtgtcgtattttatgagaatcactgatagcagttttttagtgtgttttttttttttaatgctgttaataaatgcatttgttttcaaaaaaccttTTTGAATacccatgctttactacctactaaaggccaaaaccttttatgcaatgacctttacacgtcgtttatattacttcaaacaaacactacatccatctgctcctggttcggccctccggtccaattTTAGAACcaagttcggcccgcaagtcaaaaagtttgcccacccctggtttagactGAAATACATCAACAGATTCATCCGAGCAGCTGCGGCTTTATGTCACGATTGTAGTTTATTCCATTAACAAACTGGCCGAACGTTTCTCGGCTGCTGATAAAACACAATAGCCTTTAAACGCTCGGTCGGGCGAGTTGGAAATGTGATCGCAAaaccatccttccatccattttctgaaccgcttagtctccacgggggtcgcgggcgtgctggagcttatcaCAGCCGTCAgcggcagtaggcgggggacaccctgaatcggttgccagccgatcgcagggcacacagagacaaacaaccatttgcactcgcactcacacctagggacaatttggagtcttcaatcggcctaccaagcatgtttttgggatgtgggaggaaaccggagtacccagagaaaacccacgcgggcccggggagaacatgcaaactccgcacagtgAGGGcctgaggtggaatcgaacccgcaccctcctaactgtgaggtggacatgctatccagtgcgccaccgagccgcctctcGCGGTACCAATGACTGCAAATATTTTGCCTGTCCTTAGATCCAGAGGGAGTAGGTAAAAAAATTATGCTTTATTATCTTACATAGCAGACATGTAACCTGGGAGCTGACGGTCATGGACAACTCCAAAAAAGAAGCCACATACGATCTGGCCTGGTTCCAGTTCTTTGAGACCTCCATGGTACGGTGCTGGAACGGAAGCCTCTGGCCCGACTTGAATCAAATTTCCACCATTCGGCTCCACGGCGTCCGCAGAGTTGCCCTTGCCTGCCCCGGACTCAAGGTGTAAGACAGTCGAGGTCAATTGTCGTATCTGTGGAGTTAATTAGAGTTTTCCGTGTGCTGACAAACCCGGTTGGAGATCCCTCATGGATGTGGTGGACATGGAGCGTGCGATCAAAACATGCAGGACTTCGGCCAGGACCACCATGTTGAATTGAAGCTGGTAAAGTCTGACATGGTGGTGGGGCTTTGGAAGGTAATTAAGCAACGCTCCTTCATGGCGTATCAATATAAAGTGAAGCACTCGACCCAAATGTATCATTTTCATTTATTGGACAAGCAACTCTGCAGTCAGATAAGCACCAGCATGTGCTGTGACACTTCAAATAGTAGAGTGAAAATTTCTTTCGACCTAATAAGATCAGGAAGTTCTAGGTGTTAACTATATCACACACCCTTTTCCGGCtttctgttatttttttctttcacttctAACACCCTCCAAAGCTGGCCAATTGCACGGTTGCCTTCGTCTTCCCGCCAATTATTCAGCTTCTCTACTTCTCACAGGAAACTGACGCGGGAAATTTAAATAGATTAATCGACAACAAATCGATTATCATTTTAATCGCCTCCTATTTTTATAATCGAGTAATCGTTTAGAGACATCTTCTGATTTCAGGCATTCAAAGGTAATAAGTATTTTATTTCTCGAGTCTGACATGAAATTAGACCAATTTTATCTTTTGCATTCAATCAAAATTTGACATTTGCAGACATCTgttttttggaaaacaatgaaatTTTTTCCGATGATATTGCTTAActgttttttcgtttttttcattcacaaaataatacaaaatacccCCAAAATATCAGGGGAAAAGAATACACTCTAAGACATATAAAATTgtattcgattaatcgatagaataatcgattctaaaaacATTTGATGCTCACAGTCCTACCTGTGACCATGTTAAGTTAACAAGAAAAGAAATACCAAATGTTGCTTTACCTCAGTTTTTATCaggacaatgatgatgatgatgatatgatcatagaactttattcatcccacagcggggaaatttacttgtcacagcagcgcattcaagtgcaagaatacaagtgccaaaattacaaaaaaggataaataacagacaaggacaaagacaagtacCGCTAGTAAAGACAAAACACAATTCTATCAGGTGCCACGCATGTTGTAGaatctgacagcagagggaattAAGGACCTGCAGAATCGTTCCTTCCTATACCGTGAGTGTAATAGTCTGctgctaaaggagctgctcagggaccgcacaatgATAATATAACAATGCCGATTTTGTGTTCACAGGAGCAAGGCAGCGTCGCCTTTGTCACATTCACCCTCCACTTGTATAGGCTGCTGGAGAGAAGTACCCAGGGAAGCTCTCTTAGGTAGGCGCCACATGTTCAAAGTG
Coding sequences:
- the fbxo15 gene encoding LOW QUALITY PROTEIN: F-box only protein 15 (The sequence of the model RefSeq protein was modified relative to this genomic sequence to represent the inferred CDS: inserted 4 bases in 3 codons; substituted 1 base at 1 genomic stop codon), whose amino-acid sequence is RSVGFSSTFKFINTLGQTFKGSVRRHVSTGSSTKLYGLNALLEVGATSANMLALKATKRQRSRASLGNFIERLPYEIQNKILSYLDAGTIICISHVSKTFYQLANDEFLWRNIYKRQLMKMVGEMLEMTTLESQDQPSGYWKLSYLKALSAWNQSKXKARSXVSRHMGLPQHAVEILRHVTWELTVMDNSKKEATYDLAWFQFFETSMVRCWNGSLWPDLNQISTIRLHGVRRVALACPGLKSFPCADKPGWRSLMDVVDMERAIKXMQDFGQDHHVELKLVKSDMVVGLWKEQGSVAFVTFTLHLYRLLERSTQGSSLSPHVEPMVQAPFDDIDLDYGLHGYQLHIALHSTEYEIMSGGFPELFCRRDEICNGHIQLIAIYDSRLSQHVALSGNVTLPWRCKALRGEVKNDCIMILTLLDEGDKPFWCISSPVATKHLEKPYSLYYAAQHFQIHYQDSEGQVLMKFGQMDPQEPFFLVXLLVYLTTDKVNKHFQQEF